From the Hevea brasiliensis isolate MT/VB/25A 57/8 chromosome 15, ASM3005281v1, whole genome shotgun sequence genome, one window contains:
- the LOC131174008 gene encoding homeobox-leucine zipper protein HAT7-like isoform X2 yields MQLIDMAFPPPPPPHHHGFIFHSQEDNDHLPSPSSLNSFPSSCPPQLFPGGGGHFMMKRSMSVSGQEKCEEVNGDDDLSDDGSQLGEKKKRLNLEQVKALEKCFELGNKLEPERKMQLAKSLGLQPRQIAIWFQNRRARWKTKQLEKDYEVLKKQFHSLKADNDALKAQNKKLHAEGSWSNASENSCDANLDVSRNPVATSPVSNSQLSTKHPFSTSIRPTSMTQLHQSSSPRPDLQCLKVDQLVQEENFCNIFNGMDEQQGFWPWPAEQHTPFSLNQNHFSNN; encoded by the exons ATGCAACTAATTGATATGGCAttccctcctcctcctcctcctcatcatcATGGTTTCATCTTTCATTCCCAAGAAGACAATGACCACCTtccctctccttcctctctcaACTCCTTCCCCTCTTCTTGTCCTCCTCAGCTCTTCCCAG GCGGTGGAGGACATTTCATGATGAAGAGATCGATGTCCGTTTCTGGGCAGGAAAAGTGTGAAGAAGTGAATGGAGACGATGACTTGTCTGATGATGGATCACAACTAGGGGAGAAAAAGAAAAGGCTCAACTTGGAGCAGGTTAAGGCACTTGAGAAGTGCTTTGAGTTGGGGAACAAGCTTGAGCCTGAGAGAAAAATGCAGTTGGCCAAGTCTTTAGGCCTCCAGCCAAGGCAGATAGCTATATGGTTTCAGAATAGAAGGGCTAGATGGAAGACTAAGCAATTGGAGAAAGACTATGAAGTGTTGAAGAAACAGTTTCATTCACTTAAAGCTGATAATGATGCCCTTAAAGCCCAAAACAAGAAACTTCATGCAGAG GGTTCTTGGAGCAATGCAAGTGAGAACAGTTGTGATGCTAATTTAGATGTCTCAAGAAATCCAGTGGCAACCAGCCCAGTCTCTAATTCTCAACTAAGCACTAAGCATCCCTTCTCCACATCCATCAGGCCTACAAGCATGACTCAGCTGCATCAAAGCTCATCACCAAGACCAGACCTCCAATGCCTGAAAGTTGATCAATTGGTTCAAGAAGAAAACTTCTGCAACATTTTCAATGGCATGGATGAGCAGCAAGGATTTTGGCCATGGCCTGCAGAGCAGCATACACCATTTTCACTAAACCAAAACCATTTCTCCAATAATTAA
- the LOC131174008 gene encoding homeobox-leucine zipper protein ATHB-20-like isoform X1 gives MQLIDMAFPPPPPPHHHGFIFHSQEDNDHLPSPSSLNSFPSSCPPQLFPGGGGHFMMKRSMSVSGQEKCEEVNGDDDLSDDGSQLGEKKKRLNLEQVKALEKCFELGNKLEPERKMQLAKSLGLQPRQIAIWFQNRRARWKTKQLEKDYEVLKKQFHSLKADNDALKAQNKKLHAELMALRGRESNCIEANPKKETDQGSWSNASENSCDANLDVSRNPVATSPVSNSQLSTKHPFSTSIRPTSMTQLHQSSSPRPDLQCLKVDQLVQEENFCNIFNGMDEQQGFWPWPAEQHTPFSLNQNHFSNN, from the exons ATGCAACTAATTGATATGGCAttccctcctcctcctcctcctcatcatcATGGTTTCATCTTTCATTCCCAAGAAGACAATGACCACCTtccctctccttcctctctcaACTCCTTCCCCTCTTCTTGTCCTCCTCAGCTCTTCCCAG GCGGTGGAGGACATTTCATGATGAAGAGATCGATGTCCGTTTCTGGGCAGGAAAAGTGTGAAGAAGTGAATGGAGACGATGACTTGTCTGATGATGGATCACAACTAGGGGAGAAAAAGAAAAGGCTCAACTTGGAGCAGGTTAAGGCACTTGAGAAGTGCTTTGAGTTGGGGAACAAGCTTGAGCCTGAGAGAAAAATGCAGTTGGCCAAGTCTTTAGGCCTCCAGCCAAGGCAGATAGCTATATGGTTTCAGAATAGAAGGGCTAGATGGAAGACTAAGCAATTGGAGAAAGACTATGAAGTGTTGAAGAAACAGTTTCATTCACTTAAAGCTGATAATGATGCCCTTAAAGCCCAAAACAAGAAACTTCATGCAGAG TTAATGGCTCTAAGAGGTAGAGAGTCAAATTGTATTGAAGCTAACCCAAAGAAAGAAACTGATCAGGGTTCTTGGAGCAATGCAAGTGAGAACAGTTGTGATGCTAATTTAGATGTCTCAAGAAATCCAGTGGCAACCAGCCCAGTCTCTAATTCTCAACTAAGCACTAAGCATCCCTTCTCCACATCCATCAGGCCTACAAGCATGACTCAGCTGCATCAAAGCTCATCACCAAGACCAGACCTCCAATGCCTGAAAGTTGATCAATTGGTTCAAGAAGAAAACTTCTGCAACATTTTCAATGGCATGGATGAGCAGCAAGGATTTTGGCCATGGCCTGCAGAGCAGCATACACCATTTTCACTAAACCAAAACCATTTCTCCAATAATTAA